In one Chryseobacterium camelliae genomic region, the following are encoded:
- a CDS encoding peptidoglycan D,D-transpeptidase FtsI family protein, whose translation MNTRYLKIFSVLVVVALIFVARLSYLQLFTDRYALNAANTSIKIEYIIPQRGVIFDRNGKIMVGNQPAYEISFTQALMKPDFDTLGFCNLMKITPQDFIKRIETIKKEKYYSKLTPMTFIKDLSREDIARVQEIIFKYPAFNIVSRPQRQYEVSTSGNLLGYTSEVNEREIKKDSLYYLPGDFIGKTGVEKSYEKELRGVKGMKYIQKDIKLRNVGPYKQGSLDKEVVTGKDITLTIDYDLQRIAEEMLVNKHGAIVALDPNNGEVLVAATGPDIDPNLFTGPNKSKNLYALSKDTIYENKPTFDRSLQAAYPPGSTFKLLTALAAMQMGVMDEKTIFPCGGGFYYRGKRIKGHGGADPLIPSIQVSSNCFFTYAFIAIIKKYPGNPSKGVDEWKKIMSSFGVGEFLNNDFAVGAKGRIPSGDFYERRFKAIMKASGSQRTDFKNWDEMPTGAIYNGMGQGDVLVTPIQLANYVAAIANRGWYYTPHIVKSIDGKPNPDPRFKVKHQTLVDKKHFEPVLKGMEAVVLRGTAAGLKSQDFTQLAKTGTAQVPQGKDNSIFVLIAPADKPKIVVVAVMEHAGFGATWAGPACTLIAEKYLTGDIKREYLYKKMVTSSFMPEYKRQWIADLKRKGLYVEPKPDSIKLKRMQDSLKFIKEQKAKLQKKIDEKAKNSKNTKKIKQ comes from the coding sequence TTGAACACACGTTATTTAAAGATTTTTTCAGTTCTTGTAGTTGTGGCCTTGATCTTCGTGGCCAGACTTTCCTATTTGCAGCTGTTTACAGATCGTTATGCTTTGAATGCTGCGAATACCTCTATTAAAATTGAATACATTATTCCGCAAAGAGGAGTCATCTTCGATAGAAACGGTAAAATTATGGTAGGAAACCAGCCTGCCTATGAGATTTCATTTACCCAAGCATTGATGAAGCCCGATTTTGATACATTGGGTTTTTGTAATTTAATGAAAATCACTCCGCAGGATTTTATTAAAAGAATAGAGACGATAAAAAAGGAAAAATATTATTCCAAGCTTACTCCGATGACTTTCATTAAGGATTTAAGCAGAGAAGACATTGCAAGAGTTCAGGAAATTATTTTTAAATATCCGGCTTTCAATATCGTATCAAGACCTCAGCGTCAATATGAAGTTTCAACTTCCGGGAATTTATTGGGGTATACGAGCGAAGTAAACGAACGTGAAATTAAAAAAGATTCTCTTTATTATTTGCCGGGCGACTTCATAGGGAAAACCGGGGTTGAAAAATCTTATGAAAAAGAATTGCGTGGAGTAAAAGGGATGAAGTATATCCAAAAAGATATTAAACTTCGAAACGTAGGTCCGTATAAGCAAGGCTCTTTAGATAAGGAAGTTGTAACAGGGAAAGATATTACGTTAACGATAGACTACGATCTTCAGCGGATAGCAGAAGAAATGTTAGTCAACAAGCATGGTGCTATAGTTGCCTTAGATCCCAATAATGGTGAAGTTTTGGTAGCTGCTACAGGTCCGGATATCGACCCGAATCTTTTTACAGGTCCTAACAAATCTAAAAATCTTTACGCGCTGTCGAAAGATACAATTTATGAAAATAAACCGACTTTCGACCGCTCATTACAGGCAGCTTATCCTCCCGGATCCACATTTAAATTACTGACAGCTTTAGCAGCCATGCAGATGGGAGTGATGGATGAAAAGACTATTTTCCCTTGTGGGGGAGGTTTTTATTACAGAGGAAAACGAATTAAAGGTCATGGGGGAGCAGATCCGCTCATTCCTTCTATTCAGGTATCAAGTAACTGTTTTTTCACGTATGCATTCATAGCTATCATTAAAAAATATCCGGGAAACCCTTCAAAAGGGGTCGATGAGTGGAAAAAGATTATGAGCAGCTTTGGAGTGGGAGAATTTTTAAATAACGATTTCGCGGTAGGAGCAAAAGGAAGAATTCCTTCAGGGGATTTCTACGAAAGACGTTTCAAAGCTATTATGAAAGCGAGCGGATCGCAGAGGACGGATTTTAAAAATTGGGACGAAATGCCTACAGGAGCCATCTACAACGGAATGGGACAAGGAGATGTTTTGGTAACCCCTATTCAGCTGGCTAATTATGTTGCTGCCATTGCCAATCGCGGCTGGTATTACACTCCTCATATCGTTAAATCAATTGATGGTAAGCCCAATCCGGACCCGAGATTTAAGGTGAAGCATCAGACATTGGTAGATAAAAAACACTTTGAACCTGTTTTAAAGGGAATGGAAGCGGTTGTACTTCGCGGAACGGCAGCAGGATTGAAATCCCAGGATTTTACTCAGTTGGCTAAAACGGGAACGGCACAGGTACCTCAGGGAAAAGATAATTCAATCTTTGTTTTGATTGCTCCGGCAGATAAACCTAAAATTGTTGTGGTTGCCGTTATGGAGCATGCCGGCTTCGGTGCCACCTGGGCGGGACCAGCCTGTACCTTAATTGCTGAAAAATATTTAACCGGAGATATCAAGAGAGAGTATCTGTATAAAAAAATGGTAACCTCCAGCTTCATGCCTGAATATAAAAGACAGTGGATTGCGGATTTGAAACGTAAAGGCTTGTATGTAGAACCTAAACCGGACTCCATAAAGCTTAAAAGAATGCAGGACAGTCTGAAGTTTATTAAAGAACAGAAAGCCAAATTGCAAAAGAAGATAGACGAAAAAGCAAAAAACAGTAAGAACACTAAAAAGATAAAGCAATGA
- the rodA gene encoding rod shape-determining protein RodA: MKWTEGIDKLGLGLYFLLCIFAIANIYSVDQKLGEKQLIFFCISLFVGLIIFVGRSKFFENMSGIIYIGGVLLLIGLFPFGKEILGQKNWYKFGSFTMQPVEFAKIGTALMLANYVSGPEFNLSNKKSLYTTLAIVGVPAAVVLAIPDVGSMLVFIAFFIALYREGLSGTLFAVGFLFAGVFLVSLAIPPIIVVIVILVIVGGWIAMNYYKMSWNVISISGIAGSVLVLCGLAFGSPYILEKLPKHQRERIEVLYKGEKAFRDTSGYNLLYSKTAIGSGGLFGKGYREGSVTQGKFVPEQETDYIFCTVGEEWGFVGSAVLILCYMIYIGRIYYLAEQQKSSFNRVFGYCFASILLMHFTINLGMVMGLFPTVGIPLPYFSYGGSSLLAFSMMTFIFFKLNYSDKNSLV, from the coding sequence ATGAAGTGGACAGAAGGAATAGATAAATTAGGTCTGGGCTTGTATTTCCTGCTTTGTATTTTTGCAATTGCGAATATTTACAGTGTTGATCAAAAACTGGGCGAAAAACAGCTTATATTCTTTTGTATCTCGTTGTTTGTAGGGCTGATTATTTTTGTGGGAAGAAGTAAGTTCTTCGAAAATATGTCTGGTATTATTTATATCGGAGGAGTATTGCTTCTTATTGGTCTGTTTCCGTTTGGAAAGGAGATTCTTGGTCAAAAAAACTGGTATAAATTCGGAAGTTTTACCATGCAGCCGGTAGAGTTTGCCAAAATAGGTACTGCTCTTATGCTTGCGAATTATGTTTCAGGGCCGGAATTTAATTTAAGTAACAAAAAATCGTTATATACTACTCTGGCCATTGTGGGAGTTCCTGCAGCTGTGGTGTTGGCAATTCCGGATGTGGGATCTATGCTGGTTTTTATTGCATTTTTCATTGCATTATATCGTGAAGGTTTGAGTGGAACATTGTTTGCAGTTGGATTTCTTTTTGCGGGAGTTTTCTTGGTTTCATTAGCGATTCCTCCAATTATTGTAGTAATTGTGATATTGGTGATTGTAGGCGGCTGGATTGCAATGAACTATTATAAAATGTCCTGGAATGTTATTTCGATTTCCGGTATTGCAGGTTCGGTGCTTGTTTTATGTGGTTTGGCTTTCGGTTCACCCTATATTTTAGAAAAGCTGCCGAAGCACCAAAGAGAAAGAATTGAGGTTCTTTATAAAGGGGAAAAAGCATTCCGAGATACCTCAGGATACAATTTATTATATTCAAAAACAGCTATTGGCTCGGGAGGACTTTTCGGAAAAGGATACCGTGAAGGATCGGTTACCCAGGGAAAATTTGTTCCTGAGCAGGAAACAGATTATATTTTCTGTACCGTAGGTGAAGAATGGGGATTTGTCGGCAGTGCTGTTTTGATTCTTTGCTATATGATATACATTGGAAGGATTTATTATCTTGCCGAGCAACAGAAATCCTCATTTAACCGTGTTTTCGGGTATTGCTTTGCTTCCATCTTGTTGATGCACTTTACGATCAATTTAGGGATGGTTATGGGGCTTTTTCCGACTGTTGGGATTCCGTTGCCTTACTTTAGTTACGGAGGAAGTTCTTTGCTTGCTTTTTCCATGATGACTTTTATTTTCTTTAAACTGAATTATTCAGACAAAAACAGTTTGGTTTAA